A region of Piscinibacter gummiphilus DNA encodes the following proteins:
- a CDS encoding L-threonylcarbamoyladenylate synthase, translating to MLLDGRDPAAIDRAAQALADGDLVGIPTETVYGLGARADDDAAVAKVFAAKGRPADHPLIVHVADAAGARAFAADWPAVAQRLVQVFWPGPLTVIVPRAPGMAAAAAGGQDTVGLRCPGHPVAHALLVAARERGVAGVAAPSANRFGRISPTRAEHVVDEFEPGLLVLDGGACDVGIESSIVDCSRGHPVLLRPGVLTRAQLEAAAGEPLRDRDQQAPRASGTLEAHYAPRAKLRLMAGPMLKTALEMVDGAPLKLAVYCRTVPFGAAGRALWRRMPDRPDAAAHELFSVLRELDAEGVALIWVEDPPPGPEWDGVRDRLSRAAAS from the coding sequence ATGCTGCTCGACGGCCGGGATCCCGCCGCCATCGACCGCGCCGCCCAGGCGCTGGCCGACGGCGACCTCGTGGGCATTCCCACCGAAACGGTCTACGGCCTCGGTGCCCGCGCCGACGACGACGCGGCCGTGGCCAAGGTCTTCGCCGCGAAGGGCCGCCCGGCCGACCACCCGTTGATCGTGCACGTGGCGGACGCCGCCGGCGCACGCGCCTTCGCGGCCGACTGGCCGGCCGTGGCGCAGCGCCTCGTGCAGGTGTTCTGGCCGGGCCCGCTGACCGTCATCGTGCCGCGTGCCCCCGGCATGGCCGCCGCCGCCGCGGGCGGGCAGGACACCGTCGGCCTGCGCTGCCCGGGCCACCCGGTGGCGCACGCGCTGCTGGTGGCCGCGCGCGAGCGGGGCGTGGCCGGTGTGGCCGCCCCCAGCGCGAACCGTTTCGGCCGCATCAGCCCCACGCGTGCCGAACACGTCGTCGACGAGTTCGAGCCGGGCCTGCTGGTGCTGGACGGCGGCGCGTGCGACGTGGGCATCGAGTCGAGCATCGTCGACTGCTCGCGCGGCCACCCCGTGCTGCTGCGCCCCGGCGTGCTCACCCGCGCGCAACTGGAGGCCGCGGCCGGTGAACCGCTGCGCGACCGCGACCAGCAGGCGCCGCGCGCGTCCGGCACGCTCGAGGCGCACTACGCCCCGCGCGCGAAGCTGCGCCTGATGGCCGGCCCCATGCTCAAGACGGCGCTCGAGATGGTCGACGGCGCCCCATTGAAGCTGGCGGTATATTGCCGGACGGTGCCCTTCGGGGCCGCCGGCCGGGCGCTCTGGCGCCGGATGCCCGACCGCCCCGATGCCGCCGCCCACGAATTGTTCTCTGTCCTGCGCGAACTCGACGCGGAGGGCGTGGCTCTGATCTGGGTCGAGGACCCGCCGCCCGGCCCCGAGTGGGACGGGGTGCGGGACCGCCTTTCGCGAGCCGCCGCGTCGTGA
- a CDS encoding SGNH/GDSL hydrolase family protein, translated as MSFFRDLSIVSARRPLVATVLASALLAACGGGEQEETFQPTRIVAVGDENTLINPDGSQYSVNNVSVSATTNPNGVPCINNPIWVQYVAADYGLSFGECRGAATDATRKYAVMLAQVGQTVDQAAAALAGVSPALNQNDLVTLMVGSHDLLAIVGTNKTPNAADREAMITAAEKRGEALGDVVLNTIATGARILITTVPYLNTAPVVVAEGYDANLLYEMSTAFNDGLNARMSLVPGGGGRSGAIVEVDQLVNSYYLNSGAAYNAITNRVAAACQTAGAPTPDADLDTCKTTDVTTASPIYYLWAGRMQYGTITHGLLGQTALQRIRANPL; from the coding sequence ATGTCTTTTTTCCGTGACCTGTCGATCGTTTCCGCCCGCCGGCCCCTCGTGGCCACCGTGCTGGCTTCGGCATTGCTGGCCGCCTGTGGCGGCGGCGAACAGGAGGAAACCTTCCAGCCCACCCGCATCGTGGCGGTGGGCGACGAGAACACGCTGATCAACCCCGATGGCAGCCAGTACTCGGTGAACAACGTCAGCGTCTCGGCCACCACGAATCCGAACGGCGTCCCCTGCATCAACAACCCGATCTGGGTCCAGTACGTCGCCGCCGACTACGGCCTCTCGTTCGGTGAATGCCGCGGTGCCGCCACCGACGCCACGCGCAAGTACGCCGTGATGCTCGCCCAGGTGGGCCAGACGGTGGACCAGGCCGCGGCGGCCCTGGCCGGCGTGTCGCCGGCGCTCAACCAGAACGACCTGGTCACGCTGATGGTCGGCTCGCACGACCTGCTGGCCATCGTGGGCACGAACAAGACGCCCAACGCCGCCGACCGCGAGGCGATGATCACCGCCGCGGAGAAGCGGGGCGAGGCGCTCGGCGACGTGGTGCTGAACACGATCGCCACCGGCGCGCGCATCCTCATCACCACCGTGCCGTACCTGAACACCGCGCCCGTCGTCGTGGCCGAGGGCTACGACGCCAACCTGCTGTACGAGATGTCCACCGCCTTCAACGACGGGCTGAACGCGCGCATGTCGCTGGTCCCGGGCGGTGGTGGCCGCAGCGGTGCCATCGTCGAGGTCGACCAACTGGTGAACTCGTACTACCTCAACAGCGGCGCGGCCTACAACGCGATCACCAACCGCGTGGCGGCGGCCTGCCAGACGGCCGGCGCGCCCACGCCGGACGCCGACCTGGACACCTGCAAGACGACCGACGTCACGACGGCCAGCCCGATCTACTACCTGTGGGCCGGCCGCATGCAGTACGGCACCATCACCCACGGCCTGCTGGGACAGACGGCCCTGCAGCGCATCCGCGCGAACCCGCTCTGA
- the rimI gene encoding ribosomal protein S18-alanine N-acetyltransferase: MTVLHLDAVLAIENEAYPVPWTRGNFIDSIAAGYDAWLLVDARQTLLGYFVAMDGVDEMHLLNLTVAPPLQGRGHAREMLDRLVALCRERHAQMLWLEVRVSNERAKALYARYGFQPIRMRRGYYPLPPGQMGREDAAVMSLKVEWE, translated from the coding sequence ATGACGGTGCTGCACCTCGATGCCGTGCTCGCCATCGAGAACGAGGCCTACCCGGTGCCTTGGACCCGGGGCAACTTCATCGACTCCATCGCGGCGGGCTACGACGCCTGGCTGCTGGTGGATGCGCGCCAGACCCTGCTCGGCTACTTCGTGGCGATGGACGGGGTCGACGAGATGCACCTGCTGAACCTCACCGTGGCCCCGCCGCTGCAGGGCCGCGGGCACGCGCGCGAGATGCTCGACCGCCTGGTGGCCCTGTGCCGCGAGCGGCACGCGCAGATGCTGTGGCTGGAGGTGCGGGTGAGCAATGAACGAGCGAAGGCGCTGTATGCCCGGTACGGGTTCCAGCCCATCCGGATGCGCCGCGGCTACTATCCGCTGCCGCCGGGTCAGATGGGCCGGGAGGATGCGGCCGTGATGAGCCTGAAGGTGGAGTGGGAGTGA
- the dacB gene encoding D-alanyl-D-alanine carboxypeptidase/D-alanyl-D-alanine endopeptidase — MPITPFFRRTALPLCLLATALPALAGPTPLPPEVDAALARAQVPRDSLVALVQEVGQPANRLAWQPHQPVNPASLQKLLTTSAALDLLGPAWSWTTPVWIQGELTDGVLKGSLVIKGSGDPKLVVERLWLLLRRVQQLGVRDIQGDIVLDRSAFAVPLHDPAAFDGEPYRPSNAGPDALMLNYKSVTYTFTPQPARNVALVAADIPLAGVRVDTTVPLLKGPCDDWRGDLRADFTDPARVRFAGGYAASCGERQWPTAYADPKAYNERALTGLWRELGGKLSGRVRDGAAPATPPTFEVTSEPLAETIRDINKFSNNVMAQQLFLTLGATQRGTGSPDQSRDVVRQWLVDRFGDNVAGTVVENGSGLSRDSRVTAQLLARVLQAAWAGPAMSELMSSLPVSGIDGTMRRTRNANTGRAHLKTGSLRDVTGIAGYVLANSGRRYVVVGVINHPNAAAARPALEALVKWTAAD; from the coding sequence ATGCCCATCACGCCCTTCTTCCGGCGCACGGCGCTGCCGCTGTGCCTGCTCGCCACCGCCCTGCCCGCCCTCGCCGGTCCCACCCCGCTCCCCCCCGAAGTCGACGCCGCCCTCGCCCGCGCGCAGGTGCCCCGGGACAGCCTCGTGGCCCTCGTGCAGGAGGTGGGACAGCCGGCGAACCGGCTCGCGTGGCAGCCGCACCAGCCCGTCAATCCGGCGTCGCTCCAGAAGCTGCTGACCACGAGCGCGGCGCTCGACCTGCTGGGGCCGGCCTGGTCGTGGACCACGCCCGTGTGGATCCAGGGCGAGCTCACCGACGGCGTCCTCAAGGGCTCGCTGGTCATCAAGGGCAGCGGCGACCCGAAGCTGGTGGTGGAGCGGCTGTGGCTGCTGCTGCGGCGCGTGCAGCAGCTCGGGGTGCGCGACATCCAGGGCGACATCGTGCTCGACCGCTCGGCCTTCGCGGTGCCACTCCACGACCCGGCGGCGTTCGACGGCGAGCCGTACCGCCCGTCGAACGCGGGGCCCGACGCGCTGATGCTCAACTACAAGTCGGTCACCTACACGTTCACGCCGCAGCCGGCGCGCAACGTGGCGCTGGTGGCTGCGGACATCCCGCTCGCGGGCGTGCGGGTGGACACCACGGTGCCGCTGCTCAAGGGCCCCTGCGACGACTGGCGGGGCGACTTGCGGGCCGACTTCACCGACCCGGCCCGCGTGCGTTTCGCGGGCGGCTACGCGGCGAGCTGCGGCGAGCGGCAGTGGCCCACGGCCTACGCCGATCCGAAGGCCTACAACGAACGGGCGCTGACGGGTCTGTGGCGCGAGCTGGGCGGAAAGCTGTCGGGCCGCGTGCGCGACGGTGCGGCACCGGCCACGCCGCCCACGTTCGAGGTCACCTCCGAGCCGCTCGCCGAAACCATCCGCGACATCAACAAGTTCAGCAACAACGTGATGGCGCAGCAGCTGTTCCTCACGCTCGGCGCCACGCAGCGTGGCACCGGTTCGCCCGACCAGTCGCGCGACGTGGTGCGGCAGTGGCTGGTGGACCGCTTCGGCGACAACGTGGCGGGCACGGTGGTCGAGAACGGGTCGGGGCTGTCGCGGGATTCGCGCGTCACCGCGCAGTTGCTGGCCCGCGTGCTGCAGGCCGCGTGGGCGGGCCCGGCGATGTCCGAGCTGATGAGTTCACTGCCGGTGAGCGGCATCGACGGCACGATGCGCCGCACCCGCAACGCCAACACGGGCCGCGCCCACCTGAAGACCGGCTCGCTGCGGGACGTGACCGGCATCGCCGGCTACGTGCTCGCGAACTCGGGGCGGCGCTACGTGGTGGTGGGGGTGATCAACCACCCCAACGCCGCGGCGGCCCGGCCTGCGCTCGAAGCGCTGGTCAAGTGGACCGCCGCCGACTGA
- a CDS encoding 5-(carboxyamino)imidazole ribonucleotide synthase: MSKTSYIAPGATLGVLGGGQLGRMFVHAAQRAGYFTAVLDADADSPAGTVSHHHVKTGYRDEAGLAELARVSAAVTTEFENVPADALRTLAATRPVAPSGDAVATCQDRAVEKAHIVRCGVPCAPHAVIETEAQLAAVTDDLLPGILKTSRLGYDGKGQVRVNTRAELATAWADLKRVPCVLEKRLPLAYEVSVIVARGASGDVVHFPLQQNLHRDGILAVTTVPAPDVTPAVQQQAVAAAEKIASTLGYVGVLCVEFFVLADGSLVANEMAPRPHNSGHYTMDACDRSQFDLQVHTLTNTPLVAPRLHSSAVMLNLLGDLWFPGGAATAVEPAWDRVLALPGTHLHLYGKTEARAGRKMGHLNVTAATPAEARDVALRAAAVLGLAAW; the protein is encoded by the coding sequence GTGTCCAAGACTTCCTACATCGCCCCCGGCGCCACGCTCGGCGTGCTCGGCGGCGGCCAGCTCGGCCGCATGTTCGTCCATGCCGCGCAGCGCGCCGGCTACTTCACCGCCGTGCTCGACGCCGATGCCGACAGCCCGGCCGGCACCGTCTCCCACCACCACGTGAAGACGGGCTACCGCGACGAGGCCGGCCTGGCCGAACTCGCCCGCGTGTCGGCGGCGGTCACCACCGAGTTCGAGAACGTGCCGGCCGACGCGCTGCGCACGCTCGCGGCCACGCGCCCGGTGGCGCCGTCGGGCGACGCGGTGGCCACGTGCCAGGACCGCGCCGTCGAGAAAGCCCACATCGTTCGCTGCGGCGTGCCGTGCGCGCCCCACGCGGTCATCGAGACCGAGGCCCAGCTCGCCGCGGTCACCGACGACCTGCTGCCGGGCATCCTCAAGACCTCGCGCCTCGGCTACGACGGCAAGGGCCAGGTGCGGGTGAACACCCGCGCCGAGCTGGCCACGGCCTGGGCCGACCTCAAGCGCGTGCCGTGCGTGCTCGAGAAGCGCCTGCCGCTTGCCTACGAGGTCAGTGTGATCGTGGCCCGCGGCGCCTCCGGCGACGTGGTGCACTTCCCGCTGCAGCAGAACCTGCACCGCGACGGCATCCTGGCCGTCACCACGGTGCCCGCGCCCGACGTCACGCCGGCCGTGCAGCAGCAGGCCGTGGCCGCCGCGGAAAAGATCGCGTCCACCCTCGGCTACGTGGGCGTGCTGTGCGTCGAGTTCTTCGTGCTGGCCGACGGCAGCCTCGTCGCCAACGAGATGGCCCCGCGCCCGCACAACTCCGGGCACTACACGATGGACGCCTGCGACCGGTCCCAGTTCGACCTGCAGGTCCACACGCTCACGAACACGCCGCTCGTGGCCCCGCGCCTGCATTCGAGCGCGGTGATGCTGAACCTGCTCGGCGACCTGTGGTTCCCGGGTGGCGCGGCCACCGCCGTCGAACCCGCCTGGGACCGTGTGCTGGCGCTGCCGGGCACCCACCTGCACCTGTACGGCAAGACCGAGGCGCGTGCCGGCCGCAAGATGGGCCACCTGAACGTCACCGCGGCCACCCCGGCCGAGGCGCGCGACGTGGCGCTGCGCGCCGCCGCCGTGCTGGGCCTGGCGGCCTGGTGA
- the tsaB gene encoding tRNA (adenosine(37)-N6)-threonylcarbamoyltransferase complex dimerization subunit type 1 TsaB: MTTTNTLLAFDTSTDLLSLALCTPSGDFVHESAGGALASARLVPEAMALLARAGIALAQVDAIAFGAGPGAFTGLRTACSVAQGFALGAGKPVVPVDSLMLVADDARDQVGPEVAAVVHVAMDARMDQVYAGAYRWSGAGWAVLSAPELLDPSVLAARWRDDPPAVVAGSGLPVFAAAFDLPATTRQVPQARSRAAAVLRVARQRWAAGGAVDASLALPVYVRDKVAQTTAEREAAREAKS; encoded by the coding sequence ATGACGACAACGAACACGCTGCTGGCCTTCGACACCTCGACCGACCTGCTGAGCCTGGCCTTGTGCACGCCGTCCGGCGACTTCGTGCACGAGTCGGCCGGGGGGGCGCTCGCGTCGGCCCGCCTCGTGCCCGAGGCCATGGCCCTGCTGGCCCGGGCCGGCATCGCGCTGGCCCAGGTCGACGCCATCGCGTTCGGCGCGGGTCCCGGCGCGTTCACCGGCCTGCGCACGGCCTGCTCGGTGGCGCAGGGTTTCGCGCTCGGCGCCGGCAAGCCCGTCGTGCCGGTCGACAGCCTGATGCTCGTCGCCGACGATGCCCGCGACCAAGTGGGCCCCGAGGTCGCCGCGGTGGTGCATGTGGCGATGGACGCCCGCATGGACCAGGTCTATGCCGGGGCCTACCGCTGGTCCGGCGCCGGCTGGGCCGTGCTGTCGGCGCCCGAACTGCTCGATCCGTCCGTGCTGGCCGCCCGCTGGCGCGACGACCCGCCGGCCGTGGTGGCCGGCTCGGGCCTGCCGGTGTTCGCCGCCGCGTTCGACCTGCCCGCCACCACGCGGCAGGTGCCGCAGGCCCGTTCCCGTGCCGCTGCGGTGCTGCGCGTGGCACGCCAGCGGTGGGCGGCCGGTGGTGCGGTGGATGCCTCGCTCGCGCTGCCCGTGTACGTGCGCGACAAGGTCGCCCAGACCACGGCGGAGCGCGAGGCCGCCCGGGAGGCGAAGTCGTGA
- the glmU gene encoding bifunctional UDP-N-acetylglucosamine diphosphorylase/glucosamine-1-phosphate N-acetyltransferase GlmU encodes MALDIVIMAAGKGTRMKSSLPKVLHRLAGRSLLQHVLHTAGTLQADRIITITGHGAEQVETAVQAPHLTFVRQMPQLGTGHAVQQAVPALHDDGTTLILNGDVPLIRAETARALVEACGGTRLALLTIDLADATGYGRIVREGDAVRAIVEHKDASPAQRAIREVYTGMMAVPTALLKRWLSQLKNDNVQGEYYLTDIVAMAVADGVPVVAAQPAAEVEVLGVNSPVQLAELERLHQRALAVQFMDAGVRLADPARFDVRGSLSCGADVEIDVNCVFEGDVSLGDNVRIGANCVIRNARIAAGAVIHPFTHIDGEALGVKVGAGALIGPFARLRPGADLGDEVHIGNFVEVKNSTLAKGAKANHLAYLGDATVGERVNYGAGSITANYDGANKHRTVIEADVHVGSNCVLVAPVTLGAGATIGGGSTITKDVGAGNLAVARGKQVSLEGWARPVKQKK; translated from the coding sequence ATGGCACTCGACATCGTGATCATGGCCGCGGGCAAGGGAACCCGCATGAAATCCAGCCTGCCGAAGGTGCTGCACAGGCTCGCCGGACGCAGTCTATTGCAACACGTGCTGCACACCGCCGGCACGCTGCAGGCCGACCGCATCATCACCATCACCGGCCACGGCGCCGAGCAGGTGGAAACCGCCGTGCAGGCGCCGCACCTCACCTTCGTGCGCCAGATGCCGCAGCTGGGCACCGGCCACGCCGTGCAGCAGGCCGTGCCCGCGCTGCATGACGACGGCACCACGCTGATCCTCAACGGCGACGTGCCGCTGATCCGCGCAGAGACCGCGCGCGCGCTGGTCGAGGCCTGCGGCGGCACGCGCCTCGCGCTGCTCACCATCGACCTGGCCGACGCCACCGGCTACGGCCGCATCGTGCGCGAGGGCGACGCCGTGCGCGCCATCGTCGAGCACAAGGACGCATCGCCCGCGCAGCGCGCCATCCGCGAGGTCTACACCGGCATGATGGCCGTGCCCACCGCGCTGCTCAAGCGCTGGCTGTCGCAACTGAAGAACGACAACGTCCAGGGCGAGTACTACCTGACCGACATCGTCGCGATGGCCGTGGCCGACGGCGTGCCCGTGGTGGCCGCGCAGCCGGCCGCCGAAGTCGAGGTGCTGGGCGTCAACAGCCCGGTGCAGCTCGCCGAGCTCGAGCGCCTGCACCAGCGCGCGCTGGCCGTGCAGTTCATGGACGCCGGCGTGCGCCTGGCCGACCCGGCCCGCTTCGACGTGCGTGGTTCGCTGTCGTGCGGCGCCGACGTCGAGATCGACGTCAACTGCGTGTTCGAAGGCGACGTCTCGCTGGGCGACAACGTGCGCATCGGCGCGAACTGCGTGATCCGCAACGCCCGCATCGCGGCCGGCGCCGTGATCCATCCGTTCACCCACATCGACGGCGAAGCCCTCGGCGTGAAGGTGGGCGCCGGCGCGCTGATCGGTCCGTTCGCGCGCCTGCGGCCCGGCGCCGACCTCGGCGACGAGGTGCACATCGGCAACTTCGTCGAGGTGAAGAACTCCACGCTCGCCAAGGGCGCGAAGGCCAACCACCTCGCCTACCTGGGCGACGCCACCGTGGGCGAACGCGTCAACTACGGCGCGGGCAGCATCACCGCCAACTACGACGGCGCCAACAAGCACCGCACCGTGATCGAGGCCGACGTGCACGTGGGCAGCAACTGCGTGCTGGTGGCCCCGGTGACCCTGGGCGCCGGCGCCACCATCGGTGGCGGTTCCACCATCACGAAGGACGTGGGGGCGGGCAACCTGGCGGTGGCGCGGGGGAAGCAGGTCTCGCTCGAAGGGTGGGCGCGGCCGGTGAAGCAGAAGAAGTGA
- a CDS encoding uracil-DNA glycosylase: MGFSERQALMLEEMGIRVWTRAEVAAPVEAVAEAAPEPAPAPVQARAPAPIPAPAPAPRAPAARPPAIEVVARGDRPTGTETMDWPALREAVAGCTACGLCQGRTQTVFGVGNERAHWMVVGEAPGEQEDRQGEPFVGKSGQLLDNMLRALGLTRDEAGPERQVYIANTVKCRPPGNRNPEPQELSQCEPFLMRQIALVQPRVILAMGRFAVQSLLRSNEPIGRLRGRVHSYQGVPLVVTYHPAYLLRNPEDKGRAWDDLCLAREVLAPEG; this comes from the coding sequence ATGGGTTTCAGCGAACGCCAGGCCTTGATGCTGGAGGAGATGGGCATCCGTGTCTGGACGCGGGCCGAGGTGGCTGCGCCCGTCGAGGCGGTGGCCGAGGCCGCGCCCGAGCCGGCACCGGCCCCCGTTCAGGCCCGGGCACCGGCGCCCATCCCCGCACCTGCACCCGCGCCCCGCGCGCCAGCCGCCCGGCCTCCCGCCATCGAGGTCGTCGCCCGCGGCGACCGCCCCACCGGCACGGAAACGATGGACTGGCCCGCGCTTCGCGAGGCCGTCGCCGGCTGCACGGCCTGCGGCCTGTGCCAGGGCCGCACGCAGACCGTGTTCGGCGTGGGCAACGAGCGGGCGCACTGGATGGTCGTCGGCGAAGCCCCGGGGGAGCAGGAAGACCGCCAGGGCGAACCGTTCGTCGGCAAGTCGGGCCAGCTGCTCGACAACATGCTGCGCGCGCTGGGCCTGACCCGCGACGAGGCGGGCCCCGAGCGGCAGGTCTACATCGCCAACACGGTCAAGTGCCGGCCACCGGGCAACCGCAACCCGGAACCGCAGGAACTCTCCCAGTGCGAGCCGTTCCTGATGCGGCAGATCGCGCTGGTGCAGCCGCGCGTGATCCTCGCGATGGGCCGCTTCGCGGTGCAGAGCCTGCTGCGCAGCAACGAGCCCATCGGCCGGCTGCGCGGCCGGGTCCACAGCTACCAGGGCGTGCCGCTGGTCGTCACCTACCACCCGGCCTACCTGCTGCGCAATCCCGAGGACAAGGGGCGGGCCTGGGACGATCTGTGCCTTGCACGCGAGGTTCTGGCCCCCGAAGGCTGA
- a CDS encoding putative bifunctional diguanylate cyclase/phosphodiesterase → MNEPRALLDRDLPEPEAWPCLLACLADDGAVLQANREFTRHLGIAHETHPGWVWSALLTPDSLAALQAALPRRADFALTLVLKGTPQAPDGTWLDGRARWDAEGARYLCTFQDVSDRVRAEGVARDRADQFQLLADNVPVLIAYFEAGTFACRFANRQYAATFGWDEASILGRPFREIIGDAATREIQPYVDMVLRDKVTASYERELVGRNGQTQWLEVNLIPHLGPDGEPAAAFVLIADITRHRAAERALQETQDRLSKFLQASAEGIAFLQDGVITDVNPAACQLVGFPPEELVGMRTLDIVAADQRAKVSDMIRAGNETPYESALVHKSGLRLPVELMGRSMTHKGERVRMTIVRDIRERYAAQEHIRYLAHHDALTGLPNRVSLMEDLSHQIAAARRSDSQFALLFIDLDHFKRVNDSLGHLVGDTLLQTISRRITDCLRTTDRVARFGGDEFIVLLPNTLQRSDVEEVSNKLLAAIEVPVNVDGRLISVTPSIGISMFPHDAGTADALIKNADTAMYLAKSRGRANHQFFTPAMARSALDALVMESQMAQGLARGEFVLHFQPQVSAADGRLLGAEALMRWHHPERGLLMPDAFIELAEQQRLMLPLGQWALREAARCAKRWHDAGIRHAPVAVNLSSVQFQTSGFTALVEQMLLEEDVSGTLVELEITERMLMDDLPEVRRKLTELKALGIRIAVDDFGTGYSSLAHLKELPIDKMKIDRSFVHDLPGDPESNAIARAIIQMSRGLGLKVIAEGVETAAQREFLQQAGCDELQGLLVSGPLTEEAFEAWALGLKVTSA, encoded by the coding sequence ATGAACGAGCCCCGAGCGTTGCTCGACCGTGACCTGCCCGAACCGGAGGCTTGGCCCTGCCTGCTGGCCTGCCTCGCCGACGACGGCGCCGTGCTGCAGGCCAACCGGGAGTTCACGCGCCACCTCGGCATCGCCCACGAGACCCACCCGGGCTGGGTCTGGTCGGCGCTGCTGACGCCCGACTCGCTCGCCGCGCTGCAGGCCGCGCTGCCCCGCCGGGCCGACTTCGCCCTCACCCTGGTCCTCAAGGGCACCCCGCAGGCCCCGGACGGCACCTGGCTCGACGGCCGCGCCCGCTGGGACGCCGAGGGCGCCCGGTACCTGTGCACCTTCCAGGACGTGTCCGACCGCGTGCGCGCCGAGGGCGTGGCCCGCGATCGCGCCGACCAGTTCCAGCTGCTGGCCGACAACGTGCCGGTGCTCATCGCCTACTTCGAGGCCGGCACCTTCGCCTGCCGCTTCGCCAACCGGCAGTACGCCGCCACGTTCGGCTGGGACGAGGCCTCGATCCTCGGCCGCCCGTTCCGCGAGATCATCGGCGACGCCGCCACCCGCGAGATCCAGCCCTACGTCGACATGGTGCTGCGCGACAAGGTCACGGCCTCGTACGAGCGCGAGCTCGTGGGCCGCAACGGCCAGACGCAGTGGCTCGAGGTCAACCTGATCCCGCACCTGGGCCCCGACGGCGAACCCGCCGCCGCCTTCGTGCTGATCGCCGACATCACCCGCCACCGCGCCGCCGAACGCGCGCTGCAGGAAACGCAGGACCGGCTCTCCAAGTTCCTCCAGGCCTCGGCCGAAGGCATCGCCTTCCTGCAGGACGGGGTCATCACCGACGTGAACCCCGCGGCCTGCCAGCTCGTGGGCTTCCCGCCCGAGGAACTGGTGGGCATGCGCACGCTCGACATCGTCGCCGCCGATCAGCGGGCCAAGGTGTCCGACATGATCCGCGCCGGCAACGAGACGCCGTACGAGAGCGCCCTCGTGCACAAGAGCGGCCTGCGCCTGCCGGTCGAGCTCATGGGCCGCTCGATGACCCACAAGGGCGAACGCGTGCGCATGACCATCGTGCGCGACATCCGCGAGCGTTACGCCGCGCAGGAGCACATCCGCTACCTCGCCCACCACGACGCGCTCACCGGCCTGCCCAACCGGGTGAGCCTGATGGAAGACCTGTCGCACCAGATCGCCGCCGCGCGGCGCTCCGACTCGCAGTTCGCGCTGCTGTTCATCGACCTCGACCACTTCAAGCGGGTCAACGATTCGCTCGGCCACCTCGTGGGCGACACGCTGCTGCAGACCATCTCGCGGCGCATCACCGACTGCCTGCGCACCACCGACCGCGTGGCCCGTTTCGGCGGCGACGAGTTCATCGTGCTGCTGCCCAACACGCTGCAGCGTTCCGACGTGGAGGAGGTCTCGAACAAGCTGCTGGCCGCCATCGAGGTGCCGGTCAACGTCGACGGCCGGCTGATCTCGGTCACCCCGTCCATCGGCATCTCGATGTTCCCGCACGACGCGGGCACGGCCGACGCGCTCATCAAGAACGCCGACACCGCGATGTACCTCGCGAAGTCGCGCGGCCGCGCCAACCACCAGTTCTTCACCCCGGCCATGGCGCGGTCCGCGCTCGACGCACTGGTGATGGAAAGCCAGATGGCCCAGGGCCTCGCCCGCGGCGAGTTCGTGCTGCACTTCCAGCCGCAGGTGAGCGCGGCCGACGGCCGCCTGCTGGGCGCCGAGGCGCTGATGCGCTGGCACCACCCCGAGCGCGGCCTGCTGATGCCCGACGCGTTCATCGAACTCGCCGAACAGCAGCGGCTGATGCTGCCGCTCGGCCAATGGGCCTTGCGCGAAGCCGCACGTTGCGCGAAACGCTGGCACGACGCGGGCATCCGCCACGCCCCGGTGGCCGTGAACCTGTCGAGCGTGCAGTTCCAGACGAGCGGCTTCACGGCGCTCGTGGAGCAGATGCTGCTCGAGGAGGACGTGTCCGGCACCCTCGTGGAACTCGAGATCACCGAACGCATGCTGATGGACGACCTGCCCGAGGTGCGGCGCAAGCTCACCGAGCTGAAGGCGCTGGGCATCCGCATCGCGGTGGACGACTTCGGCACGGGCTACTCGTCGCTGGCGCACCTGAAGGAGTTGCCCATCGACAAGATGAAGATCGACCGCTCCTTCGTGCACGATCTGCCGGGCGACCCGGAGTCGAACGCCATCGCGCGGGCCATCATCCAGATGTCCCGCGGGCTCGGGCTGAAGGTCATCGCCGAGGGCGTGGAGACCGCCGCGCAGCGGGAGTTCCTGCAGCAGGCGGGGTGCGACGAACTGCAGGGGCTGCTGGTCAGCGGGCCGCTGACCGAAGAGGCGTTCGAGGCGTGGGCGCTCGGGTTGAAGGTGACGAGCGCCTGA